In the Pectinatus sottacetonis genome, TTACTAAGTTTTTGTAATTCATGCACCCGCTGCTTTTTTACACCTTCAGCTACTTGATTATCCATAGCAGCGGCAGGCGTTCCCCTCCTCTTGGAATAAGGAAAAGCGTGTATACGGCAGATAGGCAGGCTTTTGATATATTCCAGACTATGGACAAATTGCGCATCTGTTTCTCCTGGAAAACCAGCAATAACATCCGTTGATATCGCAATATCAGGAACATGTTTTGTAATTTTTTTCAATAGTTCAGCAAAATCTTGAATACTGTAATGTCTGTTCATAGCTTTTAATATTTCGTTATCTCCTGCTTGCAGCGGTAAATGCAAATGATGGGCAAAATGTCTGTTATTTACAAGCAACTCCAACAATTTATCTGACACTTCTATTGATTCCAAAGATCCCAAGCGAAGTCTTTTCAGTCCCTTTAGTGAAAGAACTACTTCTACTGCATCAGCCAAAGTAATATCTTCCGGCAAATCACGCCCGTATGCCCCCAAATGTATCCCTGACAATACTATTTCATGGAATTGATTGTTTATAAGTTTATCAGCCTCTTTTATTATACTATTCAGACTACGCGAACGTAACGGTCCTCGGGCATAAGGAATTATACAATAAGAACAAAAATTATTACATCCATCCTGGATTTTTAAAAAAGCCCTGGTTCTCGACTGCATACCAAACATGGGAATATCTTCAAACTCATGCTCATGCATAATATCTTTTACATCAGAAATAACTGTCTTACCTACAGCTGCCTTTTCTACCACATCAACAATATTTTTACGTTCATTAGTCCCAATTACAGCCTTGACCCCATCTATCTTTTTTATTTCTTTCGGTGCCAACTGTGCATAACATCCTGTCACTGCCACTACCGCATCATTATTTAAATGATTAGCCCGACGAATCAGCTGCCTGGATTTTTTTTCTCCTAAATGCGTAACGGAACAGGTGTTAATTATATAAACATCTGCCTTTTCTGTAAAATCAACGACATCGTATCCTCTCTGCCTGAAAAGTCCTGCTATAGTTTCTGTTTCAAATTGATTTACCTTACATCCTAATGTAGTAAGTGCTACTTTAGCCATAAATAACCCTTTCCTTATATAAAATAAAAATATTTATAATTTAACTGCCTAAGTCCCCTTTTTCATATTGCAGTATTGACAAAGCAGCAACTGCTGCTGTTTCTGTACGCAATATACGCTTTCCCAGGGAAACACTTTCTATCTTCTTGGTGCGGCATATCTCTATTTCCTCTGCTGTAAATCCACCTTCCGGTCCGATCAACACTAAATAACCATTTTTCTTATTATGTGTTTGAAGATATTGCTTAAAAGATATATTTGCTTCACTCTCATAACACACACAGGCAGCATATCCGCTTATATGGTTAAGTCCCTCACTCAGGTTTGTAATTGGTACAATTTCCGGTATAGTACTTCTACCACATTGTTTTGCTGCCTCTTTAGCTGTCTTTTGCCATTTTTGACATCGTTTTTCTTTCTTGGCAGCATCATATTTTACAACGCAATTTTGACTTTCCACAGGTATAATACATGTTATCCCCAGCTCAACTGCCTTTTGCACAATATAGTCCATCTTATCACCCTTAGGCAGGCACTGCATCAAAGTTATATTTACTGATGATTCGTTTTCAGCTTTATCCATCCATTCAACAAAATCCAAGTCCACTTTCTGTGGTCCACAATCAGCAATACTTGTTCTAGCTATTCTTCCCTCTTTATCAACTACTGTAATATATTGTCCCGGTTTTGACCGCATAGCATAAAGTAAATGAGCTGCATCATCACCGGTGATTATTATCTTTTTTTCCATTTTTCTATCAATAAATAAACGGCGCATTATTTATCTGCCTCAAATTTCAATACAAGTGCAACCCAACCACCCTCTTCAGCCTTATCCACAATATACATTTTATGTTCTTCAGCTGCCTTCTCTATATCATTTAACCTATCCTTTATAATTCCGCTTGCCAAAAATATTCCATTTTTAGTCAATTTATCTGGCAGCTCATCAAAAAGACGAATGATTATGTCAGCTATAATATTAGCCGATATAAAATCTGCTTTGCCTGAAAATTTTTTTAACAAATCACTTTGGAAACATTTTATTATTTCCATGACATCGTTCTTCTTAATATTTTCCCTGGCTGCCTTAACTGCAACATTATCATAATCGGCAGCTTCAATATCTTTGACACCCAGTCTTGCAGCAGCTATAGCTAATATTCCAGACCCCGTACCTACATCAAATAATTTTGCCCCAGGCTGTAGATACTTTTCCATGAATTTCACACACATGGACGTAGTAGGATGCGTCCCCGTTCCAAAAGCACAGCCTGGATCAAGTTCTACTACCAGTTCATCTTTTTGCGGCTGGTATGCTTCCCATGATGGCTTTACAACAATTTTACTTGCTATCTTAGATGGATGAAAATACTTTTTCCAGTTATTTGCCCAATCTTCTTCCTTTATCTTATGTGTCATTGTTTCGCATGGTGCTGTGTTTATTCTACTGGAAAGAATTTCCAGCTGTTTATTTAACATTTTTATTCGTTTCTCAAGCATACTGTCACAAGGCAGCCACGCATGTACCGTAATTACATCAGTTCTTTTTTGCAACGGAATATCTGTATAATCCCATAAATTAGAATTTATATACTCATTTATAATAGCCGGATCTTCTATTTGTGTCCCATTAGCACCTAAATTGCCAAAGATCTCCGCAATAATATCCATAGCTTCATGCGATGTTCGCACTGAAATCTGCATCCAATCCATTAATATCCTCCTCATACTCATATTGTCACAATAAT is a window encoding:
- a CDS encoding 16S rRNA (uracil(1498)-N(3))-methyltransferase; the encoded protein is MRRLFIDRKMEKKIIITGDDAAHLLYAMRSKPGQYITVVDKEGRIARTSIADCGPQKVDLDFVEWMDKAENESSVNITLMQCLPKGDKMDYIVQKAVELGITCIIPVESQNCVVKYDAAKKEKRCQKWQKTAKEAAKQCGRSTIPEIVPITNLSEGLNHISGYAACVCYESEANISFKQYLQTHNKKNGYLVLIGPEGGFTAEEIEICRTKKIESVSLGKRILRTETAAVAALSILQYEKGDLGS
- the prmA gene encoding 50S ribosomal protein L11 methyltransferase — its product is MDWMQISVRTSHEAMDIIAEIFGNLGANGTQIEDPAIINEYINSNLWDYTDIPLQKRTDVITVHAWLPCDSMLEKRIKMLNKQLEILSSRINTAPCETMTHKIKEEDWANNWKKYFHPSKIASKIVVKPSWEAYQPQKDELVVELDPGCAFGTGTHPTTSMCVKFMEKYLQPGAKLFDVGTGSGILAIAAARLGVKDIEAADYDNVAVKAARENIKKNDVMEIIKCFQSDLLKKFSGKADFISANIIADIIIRLFDELPDKLTKNGIFLASGIIKDRLNDIEKAAEEHKMYIVDKAEEGGWVALVLKFEADK
- the mtaB gene encoding tRNA (N(6)-L-threonylcarbamoyladenosine(37)-C(2))-methylthiotransferase MtaB, which codes for MAKVALTTLGCKVNQFETETIAGLFRQRGYDVVDFTEKADVYIINTCSVTHLGEKKSRQLIRRANHLNNDAVVAVTGCYAQLAPKEIKKIDGVKAVIGTNERKNIVDVVEKAAVGKTVISDVKDIMHEHEFEDIPMFGMQSRTRAFLKIQDGCNNFCSYCIIPYARGPLRSRSLNSIIKEADKLINNQFHEIVLSGIHLGAYGRDLPEDITLADAVEVVLSLKGLKRLRLGSLESIEVSDKLLELLVNNRHFAHHLHLPLQAGDNEILKAMNRHYSIQDFAELLKKITKHVPDIAISTDVIAGFPGETDAQFVHSLEYIKSLPICRIHAFPYSKRRGTPAAAMDNQVAEGVKKQRVHELQKLSKEKSSQFYAQFIGKSLDVLVEQENDGIVDGHTGNYIKVYTDKKIKKGEIYSLKMIKSYKDGLWGEN